From a single Helicovermis profundi genomic region:
- a CDS encoding efflux RND transporter periplasmic adaptor subunit, which translates to MTNGKKSRKNILIGVLIAAAIVGFFVFAIVKSKNGDSSIDGIVSVKKVVKQDVDSTVFTNGVVVAKDSRTLYSDLSGKITSIIGKKGDWVKKGDILIKLDSTDIERNIEEAKIALEISKESLRELNKSGKSNFDIALRNTENDLEDAKRNYNDNKKLYESGAISTAELNAVKSIYEKAKNNYASTLREYKGYGNESKIKIQQLNIKSNEINLEKLNEMLEKTYIKAPIDGTIVELKLKEFDNISQGTPLLKIEDTKDLVVKTNISEYDINSIKLGQKVVVKSDGTLKEYSGKVSEISPSAQSISNGQGYETIVPIEISIVGDIKGLKPNFSSNVEINTAFEKEAKVIPYESIYTSKEGEKYVFVVNTEDTLSKKMVKLGISGDLVVQVLNKDINEGDKIVLNPTDSLKEGSKVKVSEAMN; encoded by the coding sequence TTGACTAATGGTAAAAAATCTCGTAAGAATATTTTGATCGGAGTACTAATTGCAGCAGCTATTGTAGGATTTTTTGTTTTTGCGATAGTAAAAAGTAAAAATGGAGATTCTTCTATTGATGGTATTGTGTCTGTTAAAAAAGTAGTAAAACAAGACGTTGATTCAACAGTATTTACAAATGGAGTAGTTGTTGCAAAAGATTCTAGAACTCTTTATAGTGATTTGTCTGGTAAAATTACTAGTATTATAGGAAAAAAAGGTGATTGGGTAAAAAAGGGTGATATTCTTATAAAACTAGATTCAACAGATATTGAAAGAAATATTGAAGAGGCAAAAATTGCTCTTGAGATATCTAAAGAATCTCTTAGAGAATTAAATAAAAGTGGCAAAAGTAATTTTGATATTGCACTTAGAAATACTGAAAATGATCTTGAAGATGCAAAAAGAAACTATAATGACAATAAAAAACTCTATGAATCTGGTGCTATTAGTACAGCTGAATTAAATGCTGTTAAAAGCATTTATGAGAAAGCTAAAAATAATTATGCTTCAACTTTAAGAGAATACAAAGGGTATGGAAATGAATCAAAGATTAAAATTCAACAATTAAATATAAAATCAAATGAAATTAATTTAGAAAAATTAAATGAAATGCTTGAAAAAACGTATATTAAGGCTCCAATTGACGGGACTATAGTTGAGTTAAAATTGAAAGAATTTGATAATATAAGCCAAGGTACTCCATTATTAAAAATTGAAGATACTAAAGATTTAGTTGTAAAAACTAATATAAGCGAATATGATATTAATTCAATAAAACTTGGTCAAAAAGTTGTAGTGAAGAGTGACGGAACTTTAAAGGAATATAGTGGTAAAGTAAGCGAAATTTCTCCTAGCGCACAGTCGATTTCTAATGGACAGGGTTATGAAACAATTGTTCCTATTGAAATATCAATAGTTGGTGATATAAAAGGGCTAAAACCTAACTTTTCATCAAACGTAGAAATTAATACTGCGTTTGAAAAGGAAGCAAAAGTTATTCCTTATGAATCTATTTATACTTCAAAAGAAGGCGAAAAATATGTTTTTGTTGTAAATACAGAAGACACTCTATCTAAAAAAATGGTAAAACTCGGTATATCAGGGGATTTAGTTGTTCAAGTACTTAATAAAGATATTAATGAAGGAGATAAAATTGTGCTTAATCCTACAGATTCTTTGAAAGAAGGTAGCAAAGTTAAAGTTAGTGAGGCGATGAACTAA
- a CDS encoding ABC transporter ATP-binding protein: protein MIRINELWKIYDTGKIKVPALRGIDLTIEKGDFIAIIGASGSGKSTLMNILGCLDRPTKGKYVLDDVQTETLKDEEFAQIRNKKIGFVFQSFNLISRTSALKNVELPLIYGKVDSKKRHELSKKALERVGLLDRIDHKPNELSGGQKQRVAIARALVSNPSIILADEPTGNLDSKSTEEIIRIFKDLNNEGATIIIVTHEHEIADQAKRIVTFRDGNIISDERKIDILEKI from the coding sequence ATGATTAGGATAAACGAGCTTTGGAAGATATATGATACTGGAAAGATTAAGGTTCCAGCTCTTCGTGGAATTGATTTAACAATCGAGAAAGGTGATTTTATTGCAATAATAGGAGCTTCAGGTTCTGGAAAATCAACACTTATGAATATTTTAGGATGTCTTGATAGACCAACTAAAGGAAAATACGTTTTGGATGATGTTCAAACAGAAACTCTAAAAGACGAAGAATTTGCTCAAATAAGAAACAAAAAAATAGGTTTTGTTTTTCAATCGTTTAATTTAATTTCGAGAACGAGTGCACTTAAAAATGTTGAACTTCCACTTATATATGGGAAAGTGGATTCAAAAAAGAGACATGAATTGTCTAAAAAAGCTCTTGAAAGAGTAGGACTTCTTGATAGAATTGATCATAAACCAAATGAACTTTCAGGTGGACAAAAGCAAAGAGTTGCAATAGCAAGGGCTTTAGTTAGTAATCCTTCAATAATTTTAGCTGATGAACCCACAGGTAATCTTGATTCAAAATCTACAGAAGAAATAATAAGGATTTTTAAAGATTTAAATAATGAAGGTGCAACTATTATTATTGTTACACATGAACATGAAATAGCTGATCAGGCTAAAAGGATAGTTACATTTAGAGATGGAAATATTATTTCTGATGAAAGAAAAATTGATATTTTAGAAAAAATATAG
- a CDS encoding ABC transporter permease, which yields MNFFESFAIAINAIRINKMRSLLTMFGIIIGISSVIAVVALGNGTEAAIGKEFESIGVKRIYITTDWDKDILTKDYMNHEDVNVIKNALKKDIKASSVSINFNGSVNNKTTKKEVNVSANGVSSNYQKIENLKIVKGRFIIESDINSKRFTTIVDEGLAKQIFGRTDVIGEKLVVKKGTSNLTFVIVGVYEEPKSMFSNAFGYSPPKNIYVPFTTVEKVLGIGDRVYGIDINLNKDAKVKEVISNITNLLERRHKVIGSDKYKGYSAEQNLESISKVLGILTAVVGAIAAISLLVGGIGVMNIMLVSVTERTREIGIRKALGARHKDILTQFLVEAVIISAIGGIIGTLLGILFSHILSSFVKVPPSTDIKTVAIAWLFSAGVGIIFGLYPANKASKLDPIDALRYE from the coding sequence GTGAATTTTTTTGAAAGTTTTGCTATTGCAATAAATGCAATAAGAATTAATAAAATGAGATCTCTTCTAACTATGTTTGGGATAATTATTGGAATCTCTTCTGTAATTGCAGTGGTTGCTCTTGGTAATGGAACAGAAGCAGCTATTGGAAAAGAATTTGAAAGTATAGGTGTAAAGAGGATATATATAACTACGGACTGGGATAAAGATATTTTAACCAAAGATTATATGAATCATGAAGATGTCAATGTAATAAAGAATGCACTTAAAAAAGATATTAAAGCAAGTTCAGTTTCCATTAATTTTAATGGCAGTGTTAACAATAAAACTACAAAAAAAGAAGTTAATGTATCAGCCAATGGAGTCTCTAGTAACTATCAAAAAATTGAAAATTTAAAAATTGTTAAGGGTAGATTTATAATTGAATCTGATATTAACTCGAAAAGATTTACTACAATTGTAGATGAGGGTCTTGCAAAGCAGATATTTGGTAGGACGGATGTAATTGGCGAAAAGCTTGTAGTGAAAAAAGGAACATCAAATTTAACATTTGTAATTGTAGGTGTTTATGAAGAGCCAAAATCAATGTTTAGTAATGCGTTTGGATATTCTCCGCCTAAAAATATTTATGTTCCATTTACCACTGTTGAAAAAGTATTAGGAATTGGCGATAGAGTTTATGGAATAGATATTAATTTGAATAAAGATGCTAAAGTTAAAGAAGTTATAAGTAATATAACGAATCTACTTGAGAGAAGACATAAAGTGATTGGTTCAGACAAATATAAAGGTTATTCGGCAGAACAAAATCTTGAATCCATTAGCAAAGTGTTAGGAATTCTAACTGCAGTTGTTGGTGCAATAGCAGCAATTTCATTATTAGTTGGTGGAATAGGTGTAATGAATATTATGCTAGTTTCTGTTACAGAACGAACTAGAGAGATTGGTATTAGAAAAGCACTAGGGGCTAGACATAAAGATATTTTAACTCAGTTCCTTGTAGAAGCTGTGATTATTTCAGCTATAGGTGGCATTATAGGTACATTGCTTGGAATATTGTTTTCTCATATTTTGTCGTCGTTTGTTAAAGTTCCACCGTCGACAGATATTAAGACTGTAGCTATAGCATGGTTGTTCTCTGCGGGAGTTGGAATAATATTTGGATTATATCCGGCAAATAAGGCTTCAAAATTGGATCCAATAGACGCTTTACGTTATGAATAA
- a CDS encoding YIP1 family protein, with protein MDLEKDTSEVNNDMDFIEIPEEVLEEFKEENLQPKLNIFARMAKIITSPNEVMEDVNRKTYVWIYILIFAVIAGAMYFLQIDAYKDLFYKQFAKNPTIDMTNADAVAKIMKISVISGGIGYLLSFAVMVPLFKGIVSHVLSIFMGSKAKLSKSIGVVMNAYTIVVIGEVLRTALVLVTGTITSSFSLAMILPASSQQTILYAFLGMISLFSIWYLYVSVKGFKVVHKLSTAKATFVVVSPYVLLFLLSIIPILLKK; from the coding sequence ATGGATTTGGAGAAAGATACTAGTGAAGTGAATAACGATATGGATTTTATTGAGATACCAGAAGAAGTTTTAGAAGAATTTAAAGAGGAAAATTTGCAGCCAAAGTTAAATATATTTGCTAGAATGGCTAAAATAATAACTTCGCCAAATGAAGTTATGGAAGATGTAAATAGAAAAACATATGTATGGATATATATACTTATATTTGCTGTAATAGCAGGAGCTATGTATTTTTTACAAATTGATGCATATAAAGATTTATTTTATAAGCAATTTGCAAAAAATCCAACAATTGATATGACTAATGCAGATGCAGTTGCTAAGATAATGAAAATATCTGTTATAAGTGGAGGCATAGGGTACTTATTATCTTTTGCAGTGATGGTTCCTTTATTTAAAGGTATAGTTTCTCACGTCTTAAGTATTTTTATGGGTTCAAAAGCTAAACTAAGTAAAAGTATTGGTGTTGTAATGAATGCTTACACAATTGTAGTAATAGGTGAAGTTCTTAGAACTGCATTAGTTTTAGTTACAGGAACAATTACATCTTCATTTTCACTTGCTATGATTTTACCAGCTTCTTCACAGCAAACAATTTTATATGCGTTCCTTGGAATGATTAGTCTATTTTCAATTTGGTATTTATATGTTTCTGTAAAAGGATTCAAAGTTGTTCATAAATTATCGACTGCAAAAGCTACTTTTGTGGTAGTTTCGCCATATGTATTATTATTTTTACTTTCAATTATTCCAATTTTATTAAAAAAATAG
- the tsaD gene encoding tRNA (adenosine(37)-N6)-threonylcarbamoyltransferase complex transferase subunit TsaD, with the protein MENKDVIIMSIESSCDETSCALVKNGREVLSNIIYSQIDIHKKFGGVVPEIASRNHLEKISQVIDEALEGADLTFNDVRAIATTYGPGLVGALLVGMSNAKALAYSLGVKLIPVNHIEGHIYANFIEHKELEPPFVCLIVSGGHSHLVYMSDYGKYEILGKTRDDAVGEAFDKVARTLGLGYPGGPKIDALAKSGNPNAIEFPRVYLEKDSLDFSFSGIKSSVLNYINSCKMKNIEIVNEDVAASFQQAVVEVLSVKLIRAAKLKKVKNIVLAGGVAANSGLRNYLISLSKENDLKLYFPSIELCTDNAAMIGSAAYYEYISGADADLNLNAVPNLKLGEKRYAGSK; encoded by the coding sequence ATGGAAAATAAAGATGTAATAATTATGTCAATAGAAAGTAGTTGTGATGAAACTTCATGTGCTCTTGTAAAAAATGGAAGAGAAGTTTTATCTAACATAATATATTCTCAAATAGATATTCATAAAAAATTTGGCGGGGTAGTTCCAGAAATTGCTTCTAGAAATCATCTAGAAAAAATAAGCCAAGTAATTGATGAGGCACTAGAAGGAGCAGATTTAACTTTTAATGATGTAAGGGCTATTGCGACTACCTATGGTCCGGGTTTAGTAGGAGCTCTACTAGTAGGAATGTCAAATGCTAAAGCTCTTGCATATTCATTAGGTGTGAAACTAATTCCTGTCAACCATATAGAAGGCCATATTTATGCAAATTTTATTGAGCATAAAGAATTAGAACCTCCTTTTGTATGTCTAATAGTATCTGGTGGTCATAGCCATCTTGTTTATATGAGTGATTACGGCAAATATGAAATACTTGGTAAAACTAGAGATGATGCGGTTGGAGAAGCATTTGATAAAGTTGCTAGAACACTTGGACTTGGATATCCTGGTGGTCCTAAAATAGATGCACTTGCTAAAAGTGGAAACCCGAATGCAATTGAATTTCCAAGAGTATATTTAGAAAAGGATTCGCTAGATTTTAGTTTTAGTGGAATAAAATCATCAGTCCTTAATTATATTAATTCGTGCAAAATGAAAAATATAGAAATTGTAAATGAAGATGTTGCAGCTTCTTTTCAACAAGCGGTTGTTGAAGTATTATCTGTAAAGCTAATTAGGGCTGCAAAATTAAAAAAAGTAAAAAATATTGTACTTGCTGGAGGAGTTGCTGCAAATTCAGGTCTTAGAAATTATTTGATTTCTTTAAGTAAAGAAAATGATTTGAAATTATATTTTCCTTCAATAGAATTATGTACTGATAACGCTGCAATGATTGGTTCAGCAGCATATTATGAGTATATAAGCGGTGCTGATGCAGATCTTAATCTTAATGCAGTTCCTAATTTAAAGCTTGGAGAAAAGAGATATGCTGGGTCAAAATAA
- the acpP gene encoding acyl carrier protein, with amino-acid sequence MFEIIKKIIVEQLNVTDPDLITYETSIHSDLDADSLDAVEIVMNIEDEFDIEIPDEVAEKFETIENIIDYLHTVL; translated from the coding sequence ATGTTTGAAATAATTAAAAAAATAATAGTAGAGCAGCTTAATGTAACTGATCCTGATTTAATAACTTATGAAACTTCTATTCACAGCGATTTAGATGCTGATTCACTTGATGCAGTTGAAATTGTAATGAATATCGAAGACGAATTTGATATAGAAATTCCAGATGAAGTTGCTGAAAAATTTGAAACTATTGAAAATATTATTGACTATTTGCATACAGTACTATAA
- the abc-f gene encoding ribosomal protection-like ABC-F family protein, translating into MVSISCSKLTKNFGTIPVLKDISFSINEGDKVGLIGNNGAGKTTLFKILINKLSYDSGDIFYNKNLTVGYLEQELKFSINDTLYEYCKSTFKEILAIAEKISKLEHTISEYGQKNLDPPKDVFETYSNLVDEFTLKEGYSYESKIKGVLRGIGFNDEDFFRNANELSGGQKSKLNLAKLLLSSPDILLLDEPTNHLDIESVTWLENFISKYKGTVILISHDRFFLNQVVTKIFELENKSLLEHEGSYSEFIRFKKELYITKLREFEKQDKDIKKQEEIIRRFKGHGTEKLAKRARSREKQLEKIELVEKPTIINEKTKLNLVSTTDSGYDVLKVKELSKSFGEKQIFNSVTFDVYKGDKIGIIGANGVGKTTLFKILTNSLTSSDGEISIGHNVTCGYYDQEQLNLNEKNNLIEEISDLKPMFSVTQIRTLLGSFLFKNDDVFKKISNLSGGEKGRISLLKLMLNNSNFLLLDEPTNHLDISSKEALESAILNYNATVLTISHDRYFLNKVCTKILELTNNGINLFLGNYDYYLEKKKEENNFQENPIVETKTKTQIKEERKREKEKLKEESKLKNKLKAIENDILITENLIKDLESELCDEKIFSNHELSYKLSKEVEDKRQHLNILYEEWESLV; encoded by the coding sequence ATGGTTTCAATTTCATGCAGTAAATTAACAAAAAATTTCGGAACAATTCCAGTATTAAAAGATATTTCTTTTTCAATTAATGAGGGAGATAAAGTCGGTCTTATTGGAAACAATGGAGCTGGAAAAACTACTTTATTTAAAATACTAATAAATAAACTTAGTTATGATAGTGGAGATATATTTTATAATAAAAATCTTACTGTAGGCTACCTTGAGCAAGAACTTAAATTTTCTATAAATGATACTCTTTATGAATACTGTAAATCGACTTTTAAAGAAATTTTAGCAATTGCAGAAAAAATAAGCAAACTAGAACATACTATTTCAGAATACGGTCAAAAAAACCTTGATCCTCCAAAGGATGTTTTTGAAACATATTCAAATCTAGTTGACGAATTTACCTTAAAGGAAGGATATAGTTACGAAAGTAAAATCAAAGGTGTACTTAGAGGAATTGGCTTTAATGATGAAGATTTTTTTAGAAATGCAAATGAGCTTTCTGGTGGACAAAAATCAAAACTTAATTTAGCAAAATTACTTCTTTCTTCTCCTGATATTTTACTTCTTGACGAACCTACTAACCACCTCGATATTGAATCTGTAACTTGGCTCGAAAACTTTATTTCAAAATATAAAGGAACAGTTATATTAATATCTCATGATAGATTTTTCTTAAATCAAGTAGTAACTAAAATATTTGAACTTGAAAATAAGTCTCTCCTTGAACACGAAGGAAGTTATTCGGAATTTATTAGATTTAAAAAAGAACTTTATATTACAAAATTAAGAGAATTTGAAAAACAAGATAAAGATATAAAAAAACAAGAAGAAATAATTAGGCGCTTTAAAGGGCACGGAACAGAAAAACTTGCCAAAAGAGCTAGGAGTCGTGAGAAACAATTAGAGAAAATAGAGCTAGTAGAAAAACCTACAATTATTAACGAAAAAACCAAATTAAATCTTGTTTCAACAACTGATAGTGGCTATGATGTTCTTAAAGTCAAAGAGCTTTCAAAATCATTTGGCGAAAAACAAATATTTAATTCTGTAACTTTTGATGTATATAAGGGTGACAAAATTGGAATAATTGGTGCTAACGGGGTTGGTAAAACTACATTATTTAAAATACTCACAAATTCATTAACTAGTTCTGATGGAGAAATATCTATAGGACACAATGTAACATGTGGATATTATGATCAAGAGCAACTTAACTTAAATGAAAAAAATAATCTAATAGAAGAAATATCTGATTTAAAACCCATGTTTTCTGTTACTCAAATTAGAACTCTTTTAGGTTCATTTCTATTTAAGAATGATGACGTATTTAAAAAAATTTCTAACCTTAGCGGCGGCGAAAAAGGCAGAATTTCCCTATTAAAATTAATGTTAAATAATTCAAATTTCCTACTACTTGACGAGCCGACTAATCATCTTGATATTTCAAGTAAAGAAGCACTTGAAAGTGCAATACTCAACTACAATGCAACGGTTCTTACAATATCTCATGATAGGTATTTTCTAAATAAAGTATGCACAAAAATACTTGAATTAACGAATAATGGTATTAATTTGTTTTTAGGCAACTATGATTACTACTTAGAAAAGAAAAAAGAAGAGAATAATTTTCAAGAAAATCCTATAGTAGAAACTAAAACAAAAACTCAAATAAAAGAAGAAAGAAAAAGAGAAAAAGAAAAGCTGAAAGAAGAAAGTAAACTTAAAAATAAACTTAAAGCTATAGAAAACGATATTTTAATAACCGAAAATCTAATAAAAGACCTTGAATCAGAGTTATGCGATGAAAAAATATTTTCAAATCATGAACTTTCCTATAAACTTTCTAAAGAGGTTGAAGATAAAAGGCAGCACTTAAATATATTATATGAAGAATGGGAATCATTAGTATAA
- a CDS encoding 4Fe-4S binding protein, with protein MEKLLKSRKTIQFLFGFLTLYAIYVKNVNLGLIIAFAAILGILFGKVFCKWMCPIGFIMELMTKNLKDDKLKLQRYNYFKVGCPISWIQGFLNKHSMFKIKVDSKTCTSCGICDDICYITSVDKKKSFYKNGKMDPGVAFNCARCMECVDKCPTNSIKFKM; from the coding sequence GTGGAAAAATTGTTAAAAAGTAGGAAAACAATACAGTTTCTTTTTGGATTTTTAACGTTATACGCTATTTATGTAAAAAATGTTAACTTAGGACTCATTATTGCTTTTGCTGCTATACTTGGAATTTTATTTGGAAAAGTGTTTTGTAAGTGGATGTGCCCAATTGGCTTTATTATGGAACTTATGACTAAGAACTTAAAAGATGATAAATTAAAACTTCAGCGCTATAATTACTTTAAAGTTGGTTGCCCAATATCTTGGATACAAGGATTTTTAAATAAACATTCAATGTTTAAAATAAAAGTGGATAGTAAAACTTGTACTTCTTGTGGAATTTGTGATGATATTTGTTATATAACAAGCGTTGATAAGAAAAAAAGCTTTTATAAAAATGGTAAAATGGATCCAGGAGTTGCATTTAACTGCGCGAGATGTATGGAATGTGTAGATAAGTGTCCTACTAATAGCATAAAATTTAAAATGTAA
- a CDS encoding redox-sensing transcriptional repressor Rex, which produces MSANKISMAVIKRLPKYHRYLAELIDKDIKRISSKELSEIIGFTASQIRQDLNNFGGFGQQGYGYNVEDLYNEIKKIIGLTRTYNTIIIGAGNLGQALANYTSFGKFGFNLKGIFDKNPKVVGITINDIEVIDVENVKEFIKNNDVEIAYICTSRSGAQEVADVLVEAGIEAIWNFAPVDLEIPKEIIVENVHLIDNLLTLSYFLKDND; this is translated from the coding sequence ATGAGCGCAAATAAGATTTCAATGGCAGTTATTAAAAGATTACCTAAGTATCATAGATATTTAGCAGAACTTATTGATAAAGATATTAAGAGAATTTCTTCAAAAGAATTAAGTGAGATTATTGGATTTACTGCATCTCAAATTAGGCAAGATCTTAATAACTTTGGTGGATTTGGTCAACAAGGATATGGATATAACGTTGAAGATTTATATAATGAAATAAAGAAAATTATTGGGCTTACAAGAACGTATAATACTATTATTATTGGAGCAGGAAATTTAGGTCAGGCTTTAGCAAATTATACTAGCTTTGGCAAATTTGGTTTCAATTTGAAAGGTATTTTTGATAAAAATCCAAAAGTTGTTGGAATAACTATCAATGATATTGAAGTAATAGATGTTGAAAATGTAAAAGAATTTATTAAAAATAATGATGTTGAGATAGCATATATTTGTACAAGTAGATCAGGTGCTCAAGAAGTTGCTGATGTTTTAGTAGAAGCTGGTATTGAAGCAATTTGGAATTTTGCACCAGTTGATTTAGAAATACCTAAAGAAATAATTGTAGAAAATGTTCATTTAATTGATAATTTACTTACTTTATCATATTTTTTAAAGGATAATGATTAA
- a CDS encoding acetyl-CoA C-acetyltransferase produces MREVVIVSAVRTGVGSFGGSLKNITPMDLGAKVIKTAIEKAGIKVTDVDEVLFGSVLQAGYGQGVARQAAIKAGLPVEVPAATVNMICGSGLKTVSLAVQSIISGDNDIVIAGGTENMSMSPYVLKNARWGQKMGNGEMYDPMVMDGLWDAFNDYHMGITAENIAEKYNLTREAQDEFSYNSQLRAAKARKEGKFKDEIVAIEIPQRKKDPIIFDYDEYIKENADLEKMKKLRTAFKKDGTVTAASSSGINDGAAAFVVMSKEKADELGVKPLVTLVSHASAGVDPSVMGLGPIPATRKALKKANLTVEDIDLFEANEAFAAQSLAVIKDLGLDIEKVNVNGGAIAIGHPIGASGARILVTLIHEMLKRESTYGVATLCIGGGMGEAVVVKR; encoded by the coding sequence ATGAGAGAAGTAGTAATTGTAAGTGCAGTTAGAACTGGTGTTGGTTCATTTGGTGGAAGTTTAAAGAATATTACACCAATGGATTTAGGAGCAAAGGTAATCAAAACAGCAATTGAAAAAGCTGGAATAAAAGTGACTGACGTTGATGAAGTTTTATTTGGATCAGTACTTCAGGCTGGATATGGTCAGGGCGTTGCAAGGCAAGCTGCAATAAAAGCAGGATTACCTGTTGAAGTACCTGCTGCAACTGTTAATATGATTTGTGGATCGGGTCTTAAAACAGTTTCTTTAGCAGTTCAATCAATAATTTCTGGCGATAATGATATTGTTATAGCTGGTGGAACTGAAAATATGAGTATGAGTCCATATGTACTTAAAAATGCTAGATGGGGTCAGAAAATGGGTAATGGTGAAATGTATGATCCAATGGTTATGGATGGTCTTTGGGATGCATTTAATGACTACCATATGGGTATTACAGCTGAAAATATTGCAGAAAAATATAATCTTACAAGAGAAGCTCAAGATGAATTTTCTTACAATAGTCAACTTAGAGCGGCTAAAGCAAGAAAAGAAGGAAAGTTTAAAGACGAGATAGTAGCTATAGAAATACCTCAAAGGAAAAAAGATCCAATTATTTTTGATTATGATGAGTATATTAAAGAAAATGCAGATTTAGAAAAAATGAAAAAATTAAGAACTGCATTTAAAAAAGATGGAACTGTTACTGCTGCTAGTTCTTCTGGAATAAACGATGGTGCTGCTGCATTTGTAGTTATGAGTAAGGAAAAAGCTGATGAGTTAGGTGTAAAACCATTAGTTACATTAGTATCTCACGCATCTGCCGGTGTTGATCCAAGTGTAATGGGTCTTGGACCAATTCCTGCGACAAGAAAAGCTCTTAAAAAAGCTAATTTAACTGTAGAAGATATTGATTTATTTGAAGCTAATGAAGCTTTTGCTGCGCAGTCACTTGCTGTTATAAAAGATTTAGGATTAGATATAGAAAAAGTTAACGTAAATGGTGGCGCTATTGCAATTGGACATCCAATTGGGGCATCTGGAGCGAGAATATTAGTAACTCTTATTCATGAAATGCTTAAAAGAGAATCTACTTATGGAGTTGCAACTCTTTGTATTGGTGGTGGAATGGGAGAAGCAGTAGTTGTTAAAAGATAA
- the pgmB gene encoding beta-phosphoglucomutase, which produces MIKLVVFDLDGVITETSEQHFIAWKTLADSKNIVIDREFNESLKGVSRYDSIVKILKYGNVLDDYSKEEVKKLMKIKNDNYVKLISKFNEDNINGGVEDLFIYFKKNNIKIAIGSASRNAPFLIKNMKLDVYIDYIVNPLNLDGKPSPDIFLDAANHFGISPTECIGIEDAISGIKAINTAGMISIGIGDKKILKDADYVYDSIGEIDYKVLEEMVK; this is translated from the coding sequence ATGATTAAATTAGTGGTATTTGACTTAGATGGAGTAATTACAGAAACTAGTGAACAACATTTTATTGCTTGGAAAACATTGGCAGATTCAAAAAATATTGTTATTGATAGAGAATTTAATGAAAGTTTAAAAGGTGTTTCAAGATATGATTCTATTGTGAAAATACTTAAATATGGAAATGTATTAGATGATTATTCTAAAGAAGAAGTTAAAAAATTAATGAAAATTAAAAACGATAATTATGTAAAACTAATTAGCAAATTTAATGAAGACAATATTAATGGTGGAGTAGAAGATTTATTTATATATTTTAAAAAAAATAATATAAAAATAGCAATAGGAAGTGCATCTAGAAATGCACCTTTCTTAATAAAAAATATGAAATTAGATGTTTATATTGATTATATTGTTAATCCGTTAAATTTAGATGGAAAACCGAGTCCAGATATATTTTTGGATGCAGCTAATCATTTTGGAATATCTCCCACTGAATGTATTGGCATTGAAGATGCTATTTCGGGAATTAAAGCAATAAATACTGCAGGTATGATTTCAATAGGCATAGGGGATAAAAAAATTCTTAAGGATGCTGATTATGTGTATGATTCAATTGGTGAAATTGATTATAAGGTTTTAGAGGAAATGGTTAAATAA